The DNA segment ATCGCGACCACGGTCGCCCGGCGCTGCGCCTGGAAGAAGACCTGACAGCGGCGCACGAATTGCCGGTGCAGCTTGCGGGCCTGGGGATCGACCTCGAACAGGTGAGCGATGAACTTGAGGCCGACGGCGTGAAAAAATTCATCGCCCCGTTCGACAAGCTGCTGGCTGCGCTGGAGCAGCGCCGCATCGAGCTTTTGGGTTGAGACCGCACGAAACGGGCCAGGCAGAAGCGCTGGCAGAATTTTGATTTTTTGCGCCTGGCCTGCGGAAAACTGACGAGCTTGCTGTAACGAGGCATGGCACCCAGGCATGGGAGAAACCGAAAGCAGAGAGCCGCAGAGAACACGGAGCTCACAGATAAAAATCAGCATGTTACAACTTGTTTGTGACTCACTCGGCGAGTGGACTGGCAAACATGGGCAACGCCATGATTTCTCCGTGTGAACTGAGGTTTTTAGGTTCATGAAACATTGATCAAGGAAAGCAGGAAATGAGCGAACACAGGCAACGGCTGTCGACGGAAGAACGACAGGAAGAAATCATCAAGGCTGCGGTGGAACTTGCCGGTGAGCAGGGGGTGGACAGTGTGACCACGCAGGACATGGCAAACGCCGTGGGCATCACGCAGGGCGCAATTTTCCGCCATTTCCCCACCAAGGACATGATCTGGCTGGCGGTCATTCACTGGGTGCGTGGGCGGCTGATGAGCGTGGTGGACATGGCGGCGGATCAGGGCAGCGACCCGCTCGATTCCCTGGAGAAGATGTTTTTTGCGCACCTGGGCTTCGTCGACAAGGTGCCTGCGATCCCGAAGCTGATATTTACCGATCAACTGTTGAAAAAAAACCCCAAGATCAGGGAACTGATTCGCAGCATCCTGGCGGATTACGAGGCCAAGGTGACCGGCCTTCTTGCCCGGTCCAAGGCGCAAAACCTGGTCCGCCCGGACC comes from the Sulfuricella sp. genome and includes:
- a CDS encoding TetR/AcrR family transcriptional regulator, with amino-acid sequence MSEHRQRLSTEERQEEIIKAAVELAGEQGVDSVTTQDMANAVGITQGAIFRHFPTKDMIWLAVIHWVRGRLMSVVDMAADQGSDPLDSLEKMFFAHLGFVDKVPAIPKLIFTDQLLKKNPKIRELIRSILADYEAKVTGLLARSKAQNLVRPDLDEHAAAVMFTGIIQGLVMRVSIIEARKSLLAEGKLVFPIFLHGIGGVRANSARQD